The following coding sequences are from one Triticum dicoccoides isolate Atlit2015 ecotype Zavitan chromosome 4A, WEW_v2.0, whole genome shotgun sequence window:
- the LOC119288555 gene encoding zinc transporter 9-like, producing the protein MAANLKLAALCLLLLVSSLPLLARAECECEAGEEEHDKAGALKLKIIAIFCILVASAAGCAIPSLGRKFPALSPDKDLFFAIKAFAAGVILATAFVHILPEAFERLGSPCLVDGPWQKFPFAGFVAMLAAIATLIVDTIATGYFQRAHAKNTSAAVGYVEASDSEQAHGGHSHGVSAVIASSFSDDGAKLIRHRVISQVLELGIIVHSVIIGMSLGASENASTIKPLVVALTFHQFFEGIGLGGCIVQARFRLKSVLMMALFFSLTLPVGVVIGIGISSAYDENSPRALIVEGLLSAAAAGILIYMALVDLLAEDFMNPRVQNNGRLQVIINISLLVGTGLMSMLAVWA; encoded by the exons ATGGCTGCCAATCTCAAGCTCGCCGCcttgtgcctcctcctcctcgtctcctctCTCCCTTTGCTCGCCCGCGCCGAGTGCGagtgcgaggccggcgaggaggagcacgACAAGGCGGGCGCGCTAAAGCTCAAGATCATCGCCATCTTCTGTATCCTCGTGGCCAGCGCCGCGGGTTGCGCCATCCCCTCGCTCGGCCGGAAGTTCCCGGCGCTGAGCCCGGACAAGGACCTGTTCTTCGCCATCAAGGCCTTCGCGGCGGGGGTTATTCTCGCCACGGCCTTCGTGCACATCCTCCCGGAGGCCTTCGAGCGACTCGGCTCGCCGTGCCTCGTCGACGGGCCGTGGCAGAAGTTCCCGTTCGCCGGATTCGTCGCCATGCTCGCGGCCATCGCCACCCTTATCGTCGACACCATCGCCACGGGATACTTCCAGCGCGCGCACGCCAAGAATACATCCGCGGCCGTCGGGTACGTGGAGGCCTCCGACTCCGAGCAGGCGCACGGTGGGCACTCCCACGGCGTGTCCGCCGTCATCGCGTCGTCATTCTCCGACGACGGCGCGAAGCTCATCCGTCACCGCGTCATCTCGCAG GTGCTGGAGCTGGGGATCATAGTGCACTCGGTAATCATCGGCATGTCTTTGGGTGCATCTGAGAATGCCAGCACGATCAAACCACTCGTGGTCGCGCTAACTTTTCATCAATTCTTCGAAGGGATAGGGCTGGGAGGATGCATCGTTCAG GCTAGGTTTCGCCTCAAGTCTGTCTTGATGATGGCGCTCTTCTTCTCACTCACGCTGCCAGTTGGTGTCGTGATCGGCATCGGGATATCCTCTGCTTACGACGAAAATAGCCCTAGGGCCCTAATCGTGGAAGGACTCCTCAGCGCTGCCGCCGCTGGAATTCTGATCTACATGGCGCTCGTCGACCTTCTAGCGGAAGACTTCATGAATCCTAGGGTGCAGAACAACGGAAGGTTGCAGGTCATCATTAACATCTCCTTGCTGGTTGGGACGGGTCTCATGTCCATGCTTGCTGTATGGGCATGA